The Vicingaceae bacterium genome has a segment encoding these proteins:
- the deoD gene encoding purine nucleoside phosphorylase, with product MWMTYEQMKETAAFLKEQGMQKPQIGIILGTGLGNLAKQIESEIEITYDKIPHFPVSTVESHQGKLIYGRLAGKTVIAMQGRFHYYEGYSASQITFPVRVMYLLGIQFLLISNAAGSLNESFRKGSLMILKDHINLLPDNPLRGRNIDELGPRFPDMSSPYSPYLNRLMREIAKKHQLPVNEGVYVVVAGPNLETAAEYKFLRKIGADAVGMSTVPECIVANHMGLPCCAVSVLTDECYPETLKPVELKEILEVAGHAEKYLTLLYKELIARIECK from the coding sequence ATGTGGATGACATATGAACAAATGAAAGAAACAGCCGCTTTTTTGAAAGAGCAGGGCATGCAAAAGCCTCAAATTGGAATTATTCTTGGAACCGGTTTGGGCAATTTGGCCAAGCAAATCGAATCTGAAATTGAGATTACTTATGATAAAATTCCACACTTTCCGGTTTCTACTGTTGAATCTCATCAAGGAAAACTCATTTATGGACGTTTGGCCGGGAAAACTGTAATTGCCATGCAGGGTAGGTTTCATTATTATGAAGGATATTCTGCTTCTCAAATCACATTTCCTGTGAGAGTAATGTATCTTTTGGGCATACAATTTTTATTGATTTCAAATGCCGCAGGTTCATTGAACGAATCATTCAGAAAGGGTTCATTGATGATATTGAAAGATCATATCAATCTTTTGCCGGACAATCCTTTGAGAGGCAGAAATATAGATGAATTAGGACCAAGGTTCCCCGATATGAGCAGCCCTTATTCGCCCTATTTAAATCGCTTGATGCGCGAGATCGCTAAGAAACATCAACTGCCTGTAAATGAAGGAGTATATGTGGTTGTGGCCGGACCTAATCTTGAAACGGCAGCAGAATATAAATTTTTAAGAAAGATTGGAGCCGATGCCGTGGGTATGTCCACAGTGCCCGAATGTATAGTGGCCAATCATATGGGATTGCCTTGTTGCGCCGTCAGTGTTTTGACAGACGAATGTTATCCTGAAACTTTAAAACCGGTAGAACTCAAGGAGATACTTGAAGTTGCCGGACATGCCGAAAAATATCTCACCTTATTGTATAAAGAGTTGATTGCAAGAATTGAATGTAAATGA